From Corynebacterium pseudotuberculosis:
TTCGATCGCAGGGTTTGTCTTCCTCGTTTTATCTCTTAGTAGTACTGGCGAGATTTGGGAGTGGCTCTTGTTTGTAACTGTGGTTTTGGGCATGATGCTGTTGTTTATAGACATAGTTAAAAAACGAGGTAAACGAGGCTCCGGTGGCAAGCATTCCGCGAAATAACTAGAAAGCCTGAACAAAATCAGAGCTCTTAACGTGGACGATGCTGCAAAGATGCTACTCAATGCTTGAAGCGTAATGAACGTTCATTGGAGTGTTGCGGACGTTGTAAGGGGGCAGCAAGTTCGCCGTGCATGTTTTATACGGTATAGTGATCCGCTACAAGGCGCTGATCCGGCAATCACCGGGGAGTCTCCGGAAGAAAAGCGATACGCAGATAGAACATAGAGGGCTGCCAGTTCTGGTAGTTTTCCTCGTTTCACAGTGTTTTTACGATTGCGGAAGCTGAGTAGAACCGGACGGGTTGGACCGTCACCTCCTTCACAATGAAGCGGGAGCACTGCGTGCTCCAAGCAGGGTGGTACCGCGCTACAGATAGCGTCCCTGCGGTAGCGAATGTGATAGTGAAGGAGATTTTATGACCAACCAGGTAGGCGGCGTATATCCCAAGGTGGACATGTCTGGTGGCTCGCAGCGTTTTCCAGATATGGAGCAAGAAGTTCTAAATTTTTGGTCCGCTGATAACACCTTCCAGGCTTCTCTAGAAGGACGCGCCGACTCCCCAGAGTACGTATTTTATGACGGCCCCCCCTTTGCTAATGGTCTTCCACACTATGGGCACTTGTTGACCGGATACGTTAAAGATATCGTTCCGCGTTATCAAACCATGAAAGGCAAACTCGTTGGGCGCGTTTTTGGTTGGGATTGCCATGGGCTTCCCGCTGAGCTTGAGGCGGAAAAGCAGCTAGGTATCAAAGACAAGGGCGAAATCGAGTCGATGGGCTTGGAGGCCTTTAACGACTACTGCGCGAAGTCTGTTTTGGAATATACCCAAGAATGGAAAGACTATGTCACCCGCCAGGCACGCTGGGTCGACTTTGATAATGGCTACAAAACCATGGATCTGGACTTCATGGAGTCGGTCATGTGGGCATTCAAGGAGCTCTATGACAAAGGCCTGATCTATCAGGGATTCCGGGTCTTGCCTTATTCGTGGGCCGAGCATACGCCGCTGTCTAATCAGGAAACGCGTTTGGATGATTCCTACAAGATGCGGCAGGATCCAACTCTAACGGTTACTTTCCCTGTCACTGGGGTAACTGAGGGGGCGTCGGCAGATACTTCCCTTGTGGGCGCCTATGCGTTGGCATGGACCACCACTCCTTGGACTCTGCCGTCAAACTTAGCTCTGGCTGTCAATCCTGGTGTGAATTATGCTGAGGTTAAGGTAGGCGAGGACGGCGCCGAGGCTATCCGCGGTCAACGTGTTCTTTTGGCGGAGGCTCTCGTGGGCGCATACGCGAAGGAACTCGGAGAGCAACACGAGGTCCTATCGGTTCACCCAGGGGTAGACCTGGTTGGTTTGAAGTACCAGCCGATCTTTGACTACTTTGCGGATACGGAAAACGCTTTCCAAGTTCTTGCTGCAGACTATGTGACCACCGAGGACGGTACCGGTATTGTCCATCAGGCGCCTGCATTCGGTGAAGACGATATGAACACCTGCAAGTCCAATGGTATCCCCACCGTGATCCCGGTAGATATGGACGGCAAATTTACGTCGCTGGTGCCGGAGTATGAGGGTCTCTTGGTCTTTGACGCTAACAAGAACATCATCGCTGACCTTAAGGCTGCGGCTAGGGTTGTGCGGCACCAGACAATCGAGCACTCTTACCCGCACTCTTGGCGTTCGGGAGAGCCGCTTATCTACATGGCGTTGCCTTCATGGTTTGTAGAGGTGACAAAGATCCGCGATCGTATGGTCGAGCTGAACAAGGACATCGAGTGGATGCCTGCGCACATTCGAGACGGTCAGTTTGGCAAGTGGCTTGAAGGCGCTCGCGATTGGAACATCTCTCGTAACCGTTACTGGGGTTCTCCTATCCCGGTGTGGGTCTCTGATGATGAAAACTATCCGCGTATGGATGTTTATGGTTCTTTGGACGAGCTGGAGCGTGATTTTGGCGTGCGTCCGACTTCATTGCACCGCCCGTTTATCGACGAGCTGACCCGTCCTAACCCGGATGATCCCACAGGGAAATCGATGATGCGTCGCGTTCCTGAGGTTTTGGACTGCTGGTTTGAGTCAGGCTCCATGCCTTTTGCTCAGAAGCACTACCCGTTTGAGAACAAGGAGTGGTTTGACAGCCATTCTCCGGCAGATTTCATCGTGGAGTACTCGGGACAGACTCGCGGTTGGTTCTACACACTGCATGTATTGGCTACTGCTCTCTTTGATCGCCCTGCCTTTAAAAAGGTCGTGGCGCATGGCATCGTCCTTGGTGATGACGGCACAAAGATGTCCAAATCTCGTCAGAACTACCCCAACGTGAATGAAGTCTTTAACCGTGATGGCTCTGATGCCATGCGTTGGTTCCTTATGAGCTCGCCGATCCTGCGTGGCGGTAATTTGATCGTTACTGAGCAAGGCATCCGCGAGGGAGTTCGCCAGGCGCTTTTGCCGATGTGGAATGCTTATTCCTTCCTGCAGCTGTATTCGTCGAAACCAGCCGAGTGGTCTGTCGATTCAATAGATGTCTTAGATAAGTACATCTTGGCAAAGCTTCACGACGTCGTCCGCGGGGTCGGTGAAGCCCTGGATAACACCGATATCGCTCAGGCTTGTGATGAAGTCCGTTGGTTCTGCGACGCTCTGACCAACTGGTATGTGCGTCGTTCGCGTGAGCGCTTCTGGGCAGGGGATGATCAACATCCAGAGGCCTTCAACACTTTGTTTACTGTTCTGGAGACCCTGACCCGTGTCACAGCTCCGCTATTGCCAATGGTATCTGAAGTGATTTGGCGTGGGCTTACTGGCGAGCGTTCAGTACACATGGCGGATTTCCCCAATGCAGAAGATTTCCCCGCAGATGCTGATCTTGTCCGTGCGATGGATGAGATCCGTGGCGTATGTTCTGCTACTAGCTCGGTGCGTAAAGCACACAAGCTGCGTAACCGACTTCCGCTGCCTCAGGTAACGGTTGCATTACCGGATTCACAGCGCCTTGAGCCGTTCACATCGATCATCCGCGATGAGGTCAACGTGAAAAATGTTGTGCTGACCTCAGACGTGGATGCCGTCGGACGTTTTGACGTAGTTGTTAACGCTAAAGTTGCAGGACCTCGCTTGGGCAAGGACGTGCAGCGAGCAATCAAAGCAGTGAAATCCGGTAATTATGAACGCTCGGGGGACGTCGTTGTTGCGGATGGCATCGAGCTGAAGCCCGATGAGTTCACTGAGCGTCTAGTTGCCGCAGATCCTGATTCAACGGCTCAGATAGATGGGGTCGATGGCCTAGTAGTACTAGATATGACTGTGGACGAGTCTTTGGAGGCAGAAGGGTGGGCCGCGGACGTAATCCGTGGTTTGCAGGATGCCCGCAAGGCTTCCAACTTTGAAGTTTCCGACCGCATCGTTGCGGAGCTGTTTGTCCCTGAAGGGAAGAAAGCGTGGGCTGATCGGCATTCGACGCTTATCGCCGGCGAGGTCCTGGCCACTACTTTCACTGTAACCGTGGGCGGAGAAGGTGCTCATAAGGTTATAGAAGGCGTGACTGCCGATGTGACCAA
This genomic window contains:
- the ileS gene encoding isoleucine--tRNA ligase — protein: MTNQVGGVYPKVDMSGGSQRFPDMEQEVLNFWSADNTFQASLEGRADSPEYVFYDGPPFANGLPHYGHLLTGYVKDIVPRYQTMKGKLVGRVFGWDCHGLPAELEAEKQLGIKDKGEIESMGLEAFNDYCAKSVLEYTQEWKDYVTRQARWVDFDNGYKTMDLDFMESVMWAFKELYDKGLIYQGFRVLPYSWAEHTPLSNQETRLDDSYKMRQDPTLTVTFPVTGVTEGASADTSLVGAYALAWTTTPWTLPSNLALAVNPGVNYAEVKVGEDGAEAIRGQRVLLAEALVGAYAKELGEQHEVLSVHPGVDLVGLKYQPIFDYFADTENAFQVLAADYVTTEDGTGIVHQAPAFGEDDMNTCKSNGIPTVIPVDMDGKFTSLVPEYEGLLVFDANKNIIADLKAAARVVRHQTIEHSYPHSWRSGEPLIYMALPSWFVEVTKIRDRMVELNKDIEWMPAHIRDGQFGKWLEGARDWNISRNRYWGSPIPVWVSDDENYPRMDVYGSLDELERDFGVRPTSLHRPFIDELTRPNPDDPTGKSMMRRVPEVLDCWFESGSMPFAQKHYPFENKEWFDSHSPADFIVEYSGQTRGWFYTLHVLATALFDRPAFKKVVAHGIVLGDDGTKMSKSRQNYPNVNEVFNRDGSDAMRWFLMSSPILRGGNLIVTEQGIREGVRQALLPMWNAYSFLQLYSSKPAEWSVDSIDVLDKYILAKLHDVVRGVGEALDNTDIAQACDEVRWFCDALTNWYVRRSRERFWAGDDQHPEAFNTLFTVLETLTRVTAPLLPMVSEVIWRGLTGERSVHMADFPNAEDFPADADLVRAMDEIRGVCSATSSVRKAHKLRNRLPLPQVTVALPDSQRLEPFTSIIRDEVNVKNVVLTSDVDAVGRFDVVVNAKVAGPRLGKDVQRAIKAVKSGNYERSGDVVVADGIELKPDEFTERLVAADPDSTAQIDGVDGLVVLDMTVDESLEAEGWAADVIRGLQDARKASNFEVSDRIVAELFVPEGKKAWADRHSTLIAGEVLATTFTVTVGGEGAHKVIEGVTADVTKA